AGAAAAGGATACAAACAGAGATATACAACAATGTAGCCATagtaatgaaaatatgttaagtgttgccagtgatcaaagtaaattaaatagaaataaagaaaaagtcatagaaaaagaaacaatagAAAGACgagagaaaaataaatcaccaGTAAATCAATCAACAATGAAAGGTCctttttttgatgtttttttttttaattttttacataaaaacattttacttattactaggatgcactaattaaatataatatgttatctATTTATTGACTATTAGTAATACATTCTTAGTAATTGGAGCcaccataaaaaataataaccaatatgtgattttaattaaattattaagtttttctaaTGTATTTTAGGTGATTATAAACCTATAATAGAGCCAACTCGACGACCTGAACAATTTTTGAAAGTGGTGTTACCACCTGGTGGCATGGCAGCGAAACACGCTGCTAGTGCACCTTATCATATCTTTTATACAACAATAACTGATGCTAGAGAGACGCACAGACAGACTAATTCTATTACATTCCTAGGTAAGGCTACTAAACACAATTTAGACATAATTTTAGGACTTTTTTTCAGATTTtgtgacataatttttttttaattcatgcaTGCTTTTCTATTAGTAATCAATaactgtatataatataataaaaaatataattataacatacatGCATCGTAtaagcttttttttgtttcaatgtcTACAGACTCTTGGTCCATATTCTTTTTTGCATATATTTCTGCCGCTAAATGATAACAGAGATTTTACcttatgtttatgtttaagttatttaagttaacttaAGTTTAAATCTTGACTTAGGACAGTGTAAGAATTTTGTGCAGAAATACCCCAATATTCTTTACAGAAATATTGGATCGAAGTTTGGGTGAATTGAAATGTTCTTTACAAATCAATTTCATGGTAGAACCTGGATGGTTATTGGCTCAGTATTACTTTGCTGGATATAGGTAAgctattgaataaataaaaaaatcttagggaaaaaaaatcgcaaaaaaaattttttttttgccctATTTATGTGTCTATTTCACAGTTATGTAATCCGTAAACAGGAGTTTCCACAGTTGAAAATCTCggtgaattttttttcgatttttttctattttttttggcTGTTATGTCATAATTTTGAACAAATGTTTCAGTACTAGaaaatctttgtaaaattttagttgCCTATGAAATTTTAAGCCAGCACACAACCTTgaaatcattaatattattatttataatctattttaatcATATGATCTGTCTAGTGGTAAAAAGTTAACAATACTCTATGGCGATGACTGCGCCGATATGAAGTCACTTAGCAAGAAAAAGCCCAACGTAGACGCACACTATGTGTCTATGGCCACTCCGTTCGGAAAGCATCACACgtgagattttttaaatactattttaacaaaaaaaatatcaaaaaacctGACTAACTGAATCCCTACTCTAGGGAATATTAATTTGAGTTTTATCAGGCCATTTAGGAACATACAAAcactatacataataaattacatacatgTGAAATATACGACCCTCTTAACAATCAGGAAAACAGTAGTCTATGATTGgttttttacttttgacaGCTTACCTGTTccattataagtaaataactttataatctatatattttacattatttataaaagcaattcttattaaattattcaaactttcgtgagacattatcattaacttatataggaacggctaaacactcgtatatatatccggtgtcggcacctagtagtttcgaacccatcggCCCGTCGGGTCGCGTCCtttaaataataccagtcccaatCACCccgatgaagggcccccgatgggctcgcAACTaatcggtgccgacaccggacttatatgtgagtgttttagccgtttctgtataagtttttaagtaatacttgtctaaatttataatctttgacGTCTTAAAGCGTTATTCCTTTTAGGAAAATGATGCTATTGTGTTATGAAGACGGGTCTTTAAGAGTAATTGTGTCTACTGCCAATTTGTATATTGATGACTGGGAAAACAGGACTCAGGGGTAGGATTACTTTGTTTATACCTATCTTTAattcagtatttaaaaaaaaatagtagcctatgtgttcttccagactattttctaaatctgtgttaaatttcatcaagatccgttgagctgtttctgagataccttcaaacaaacttacatcaaaacattcgcatttataatattagtaagattgtatcCTAATCGGtaaattcgtatttatatCTCTAAACCAActcattaacattaaaatattggtaTAGCCATTATATTGACTTCATTAGGGtcgtttgattttttaattttatctattaacgaaatagagatttttgtcacatgtttattttgcactagagaaaacaaataaaacccTAACCatagattatattatttcaagtCTATGGTTCAGTCCACAATGTCCTCCACTCCCAGCGGAGTCTATGCCTCACGATGGGGAGTCCCCTACCCTGTTCAAGCGGTCTTTACTACGATATCTACATCACTATCAGATGCCACAGCTCAGTTATTACGTGGATTGGGTGAAGAGATGTGATTTCAGTCATATTAAGtaagtatttcttttaatactttcatttctttatattatttattttaacctgTCTCaaagtttgttattaaatcttgcaaattcattttaattcggCTAAAATTTAGATTACGTAAGTTCAAGTTGGCGGCTGCAGTTTTTATGGCGAACACAGTTATATCTAAGAACTTACTAGCtaaagttaaaagttgcggaaacttGTAGctttttagttattgaataaataaaatcgtattttaggTTAGATTTTCCACTATTTTTGacgtaactttgacagttttttttaatggctAAAGGTTTTATCTCATACAGTCACGTCATTttactttagtaaatttaaaaaataatctatttaattcgatcatactttaaaacaaatatactatttattttaaatttgaatttttttttttaatattttaaacaactatATGAAATGGGCAGAATTTGGTTCTAAAGCCAACTTGACCGtacgtaatttaaattttaaccattAATTCACTTTCCGGTTACTGATTGagttgaaattttgcatacatatgtatattgcgtgataatgtaatattatgaaCACGTGGTGATGATCTGATGATGGAACTGGAAGGTTGCCATAGGAACTTCGCGATCACAACCTTTGTTTTTAGGCAGGTTTAAATCGTAGTGTTGTTTGAACACTtctaattctatttttgtaaagttttttctttttaatgtatacgtttatattaaaaacatgtattttttttaccggACTGACTGAGgatggtaatatttttactttttttttgtctctGGTTTTCTATATATCGGCAGTCTTatgtttgccatcttataagataaaaaaaaaatatatttctctaGCGTGTTCTTAGTAGCCTCAGTTCCCGGTTCCCACTTCGATACAGAATGGGGAATTAGTCGTATTGGAGCATTACTCCGACAACATTGCTTTGTACCTCCTGGAGAGAACACAAAATGGCCACTTTTAGCTCAAGCTAGCAGTCTGGGGTCATACGGGAAAGAACCAAAGGTGGGTAATTCgatattaactaaaaaaaatcatagcaTTAACTTTATGCAGATCAATGATTtctgagtttttttatttagtactaaATGTCGCTCATGACTtcgtccgctcggaattaaaaaaaaaaaacataataagtagcctatgtgttcttacagattatgttctatatctatgccaaattgcatcgagatccgttgatccgttctggagatactttcaaacatccatccatccatctaaattttcgcatttataatattagtaagataaggtGAAAAAGGAGTAAGTAAGaacaagttaaaattatatatgtgtCCCTTTAATGTACACAGGAACTTACAGAAAGGGTATTCCCTCTTCCTGTGCGTCCTCTCCCCTgccaaattcaatttaatcacCTAAGCTTGTTATGACCAATTAAATCTACAATCGAAACTGGATAATCTCTGCTGGTacttctataagcgagaaagttGCCTTCATGAGCGAGAAATATCTCTTGGATTCTCACATATTTAGGTTcgattaatatattaatgtatttaatatcaattattgtCATCTAACTAGTTATGGCTGACAGGAGATTTTCTGCACAACTTCACAAAGATCAAAGACCAGCCTCAAATGATGAGTACGCCTGCGGAACTCAAGCTGATATATCCTTCGTTAGGTAAGTTACTAAAAGTACAGTCCATGATGTTGTCAGTGGTCCAGGTCCACCAGGACCACTGTTCACTCACACACACACCACACCACTACCTGTGGTCCACTACCTGTCCACTACCTGTGGTCCAAAGGAGACCAAGTGGGAAATAAAGTTAAGGGTTCATACGAGTAAGATAAAGGAATGATGCAGCATTTCAGAGAAATCAGCAACATTATGAAATGGGTCTATggtaaagaaaagtttttctGGTCTTTCTtgcttttataaatgtttatagttccattttattttcatttatcataaagtaaaaaaaaaatttgctaaACAAGCCTTCTGACGTATTAAGTCTttgaaagatttattaatctaTCAAAGAGTAAGGTTGTATTTATGGTTTAGTCTATGACCTATTCTATTTTCATTAGAGAACGTAAAGCAGTCCCATGACGACTTACTGGGAGGCGGTTGTCTGCCATACGCCGCAGAAGTTCACACAAAGCAGCCCTGGCTAAATAATTACTTGTAGTGAGTTGTCAATTTTGTATTTGGCTCTTGCTTTATCAATTAATACATGTTACTGTAAGGGCTGAAGCCTATCAGTGACCAGGTCTCAATCACGCCCCCCACTAACCTAAGCCTAAAGCCTtgcaaagaaaaatacaatcttCGTCCCTTAGCTTATAACACTGCTCAAGTCGAAAATTGTCggttttcacattttaatgcAATTAGATGGAGCTCATTCCTCGTCTAACCAATCCTCACATGATAATTGaaaggttaaaaaatatagtaaaaaagttaaaatagaataaatttaatttaaattataaataaaattcaaatttaatttagagtatataataaaggaaactaaaaaaataattatttcttaaccgCTAAATTgcgtatttatttagaaattactaaaaaaatcaccgtttttttaaatacacagTTTTTTCGTTTCCtgtaaagttgataaaaatgacttatGCGGTGTTGTTAGTTAAGGGACGTCTTTCTGAAAGTGGAACACCGCGAAAGGCCTTGACTGTACATTTGGGTGTTTATCGATTTCTTAAATCAACTATTATTTCCAGTCAATGGCAAGCGAAATCAACTTATCGTAATAAAGCAATGCCACACATAAAATCCTACACTCGTGTGTCTCCTGACAACAAAATGGCGGCTTACTTTCTACTGACGTCAGCAAACGTCAGTAAAGCCGCGTGGGGTACGTTGAATAAAGGCAATCGAGCTTTGAGGATCATGAGCTATGAAGCAGGTGTTTTATTCCTGCCGAAATTTATTGTAAGTATATACTAGCTATCAAACGTGACTTCGTTCATttgaacttcacatatatcattgaatttcttctcagatatgtgcagcatcaaaatgttttccttcacagtaagaacttcagataaatgtacatatgttaatcgaaaatagaaaacacattggtacatggcgggatttgaacccaggacctacagattgcaagtcaagtgcttaacccctgaaccaTCGATGCTCTATttgacataattatttaatgtatataatgtttttttactaattttccAGATAAATCAAGATCTATTCCCATTAGACAGGAACGCTGCAAACAGACTAATTCTACCGTACGATGTTCCCCCAGTCAAATACACAAGTGACATGTCGCCCTGGGTCTCTGATTACTTgacataacaattattaaatgatttctaATCTgttggttattttattttaatacattgaactttataacctaaaaataaaaagactgAAACAAACAGTAactaaatctaataaataaaactagctgtcgcccgcgactccgtccccgtgcagttaaaaaaaaatgtgggggggggttatgaaaaatagatgttgtccgaatctcagacctactgaatatgctcacaaaatttcatgagaatcggtcaagacgTTTCGGaagagtacggtgacgaaaactgtgacacgagaattttatatattagattctcgtgtcgcggtgtttgtggttaaactcctccgaaacggcttgaccgattctcatgaaattttgtgagcatattcagtaggtctgagaatcggccaacatctattttttataccgctattaagttttttttaactccgcgcggacggagtcgcgtgcgacagctagtagtcatagaaaaatgaaaaaagagttttattttacgcATTTGCAATCTTTAAATTAACGGAGAGTGTCACTACACTATTCATATCTGACCATTTgcactttataattaatatcaaaaatattttttaaatattaaagaatatattttataaatggtaCACCACAAAAGACGGTGACTGTACTTACAAATTGATAAGCCTAATTCAATAATCCTTGTACTACGATGTCTAATTGTTGTAAAGTATTAAGCATAGatacattactagctgtcacccgcgactccgtccgcgctaaattaaatataaacttaattagtagtctatgtgttcttccagactatgttctacatctgtgccaaatatcatcaagatctgttgagttaTTCCGgtaataccttcaaacaaacatacatctaaacattcacatctatctatctttatatatataaaagaaagtcgtgttaattacactataactcaagaacggctgaatcgatttgactgaaaattggtgggcaggtagcttagaaccaggaaacggacataggataatttttaccccgttttctatttttttattccgcgcggacggagtcgcgggtaaaagctagtttataatattagtaagataatccAGAGCAAAGTGAGGCGAAAAAAAGGAATCAATAATTCCAAATTAAGCTAtagaaaaaagttaacaatgataaaattaaaaattcggATTTATAACTCCATATTTGGCAatgaataactttataaagatttgattttaatattaaagaaccTATTCTACTGAGggtagcgttgccaggcgtctagataaagccggacataggtaggctttttgattgcgtgtccgcccaaaataaactgtttatcggcttttgttaggctttttacatttcccaaacgagagtgtactcattaatactgagacaaaatcctaaataatatagggtgtacctttctacccaaatgtccggccaaactgggtAGTAAGTTTGgggacctggcaaccctaactataacatataaaacctttttcaaagtaataaaatggtaatcaatggaatattttcatttataaatttcatctgTTGTAATTGACGATTGAAATGTTTGGAGCAACTATAATATAGTCTGACTAGTTTATATTCGGTCCATTGAATTCTTACGAAAGTATTATATAGGCCCCGATTTTGTACACAAGATACATTGTTAGTGTATACTGCAAAGAGAAAACACACAATGTGGGTGAgtgttattaacatttttacattataaaaatataagaataaataaatctgaaatatttagtacaattaaataattctaataattatttcaaaggcTAGGTTGTATCGAAATGATAGGTAACtcaactaaaataaatgatcTGCAGATCAGCTCACTGCTTACATATGTGAAGCAGATCAGTGAATCGGTTCAGAATTCAGCTCAATTTGTACCTACATAGTGTACTAactgtctcccgcgactccgttcttgcggaattaaaaataaacgtaattagcctatgtgttcttccaggctatgttctacatttgtgccatattttatcaagatccgttgagccgttccggagatacctttaaacaagttagttagtagtagttagtagtaggggctcagttctccgcaactccacgacaagcgcgtattttgcgtgaaggCAGGCTGTGGGTTACTCCAGCCAGCCCAGCTCGCCAAAGAACCCCAGCAGTCCCTTAATGTTGCTGGTGAACTCTGGCGGCGACCTCGGCGGACCGAGGTATCTGTCCCTGTAGTCGGACACTGCCGGGCAGTGTTGTATAACGTGCAATGCTGTTTCTTCTTCCTCCATGCACGCCCTGCATAAAGGACTGTCTGTGATACCTAAGTTAAAAAGGTGTTTGTTAAAGTGGCCGTGACCTGTCAGGGCAGCCACAGCTACTCTGAGCTGTGGCTTACTTAATTTAAGTAGCATGTTTGTGATACGCTTATTAATTTTCGGCAGAACTTCTTTGGTCTGCCTGCATTCACTAATGCAATCCCAAAGCGCGCTGTGCTGGTCGTAGCTTCTGCTTGTTACCTGCGACCTTAAATATCCTAAAGGCAGGGGGACGATGGGTTCAGGGCCGATTGCTCGGCTACCGGAACCTTTGCGGGCCAGCTCGTCCGCTGCGTCGTTGCCTCTGGAGCCGCTGTGTCCTTTAATCCATCGAAGGTTGATATTGTTGACTGTTCCTAAATCATTCAGGATTAGGTGACACTCATGTATAAGGCCTGAGTTAACTGTGTAGCTGTTAAGTGCCTGGAGCACAGCCATGCTGTCGGTAAGTATGCAGATGTTTTCATCTTTTGCTTTCCTTGCAGCTATGGCGTGTGCTGCTAAGATTATACCCATGCATTCTGCTTGGAATATGGTACAGTACTGACCTAAGGATGTGTGTATTTTAATGTTCAGGTCTTCCGAGAATACTCCCGAACCTGAACCTTGGTCTGTCTTGGACCCATCTGTGTAGATCATCAGGTGGGTGTGGTTGTGCCTACCCGTGTCATTGTGTTTGGACTCAGTGAggtgtattttgtatttcttatcaaaAATGTACTGTTTGGGGATCAAGTCATGTTTGGCATCTACGATGGGCAGCGCTGCTGTGAGCGTGTCCAAAATAGACGTATGAGGGATCCTGTATTGTCTCCATAGATTAAGTGTGCGCAGCCTTAGGGCCGTTGAGGTTGCTGTTTGTTGTATATGGATGTTTAAAGGTGTCAAATTTAGTAGGGCTTCCAAAGCAGTAGTGGGAGTCGTCCTCATACTGCCTGTTATCGCCATGCAAGCTAGTCTTTGGCACCTTTGGAGTTTGTTGCACGCGGTAGTTTGTTTGGTTTTTGTCCACCAGACTACCGCTCCGTATGTGATGATTGGTCTTATAACCGACGTGTATAGCCATAGCACCGTTTTTGGTGAGAGCCCCCATCTTTTACCAATCATCTTTTTACATTGCCAGAAAGTTATGGTTGCCCTGTTTACCTTGCTTTCTAGGTGTTTGttccaatttaatttactgtcTAATATCACGCCTAGGTATTTCACCTCAGttgatatttgaatttttgtgCCAAATAGCGAGGGGGGGTTATATTCACCGAGAACCCTTTTGTTGGTGAACATTACTATCTCGGTCTTTTTTGGGTTGACTGTTAATTCGAATTTATTACACCAGCGTTCTACAATTCGTAGCGCCGCTCGGGTGAGGTCGCAGGCGACACTAGCCGAGATAGTTGTGATCAGTATTGTTAGATCGTCGGCATATCCCACCGTGTAGTAATTATTCTTGTTTAGGATGCTAATTAGATCGTTAATGACTAGATTCCACAGCAACGGTGAGAGGACTCCCCCTTGGGGACACCCTCTCATAATTGTTACTATTTTAGAGTCATTAGTCCTTATGATCCTTTTACTTAACATCTGTGTGACCCATTGGCATATTGCGGAGTCAACTCCGTGATTTAGTAGGGccttttctatatatttgaagTTGGTTTTGTCAAAGGCTCCTTCTATGTCAATAAAGGAACCCatacaaattgatttattattcaacGCGTTCTCTATCTTGCTAACTACAAGATGGAGGGCCGAGTCGGTCGATTTGCCAACACTATATGCGTGTTGTAAAGGGTGTAGGGGGTTTTGCCTTAGGGCTACCTCCCTGATGTATCT
The nucleotide sequence above comes from Papilio machaon chromosome 28, ilPapMach1.1, whole genome shotgun sequence. Encoded proteins:
- the LOC106710511 gene encoding probable tyrosyl-DNA phosphodiesterase — protein: MNTSNKRNEIMESNVAAKRVKTECSYGERCYRLNPAHFREFSHPHLESILNNYSGEGDYPIPSTMQAQQMLILDQLKIIKEKGLYTAASNFIRESTTALTKEKDTNRDIQQCSHSNENMLSVASDQSKLNRNKEKVIEKETIERREKNKSPVNQSTMKGDYKPIIEPTRRPEQFLKVVLPPGGMAAKHAASAPYHIFYTTITDARETHRQTNSITFLEILDRSLGELKCSLQINFMVEPGWLLAQYYFAGYSGKKLTILYGDDCADMKSLSKKKPNVDAHYVSMATPFGKHHTKMMLLCYEDGSLRVIVSTANLYIDDWENRTQGLWFSPQCPPLPAESMPHDGESPTLFKRSLLRYLHHYQMPQLSYYVDWVKRCDFSHINVFLVASVPGSHFDTEWGISRIGALLRQHCFVPPGENTKWPLLAQASSLGSYGKEPKLWLTGDFLHNFTKIKDQPQMMSTPAELKLIYPSLENVKQSHDDLLGGGCLPYAAEVHTKQPWLNNYLYQWQAKSTYRNKAMPHIKSYTRVSPDNKMAAYFLLTSANVSKAAWGTLNKGNRALRIMSYEAGVLFLPKFIINQDLFPLDRNAANRLILPYDVPPVKYTSDMSPWVSDYLT